From one Gracilibacillus salinarum genomic stretch:
- a CDS encoding DUF624 domain-containing protein yields MNQSEPIFFRVLNVIAAFITLQLFWFFFSLGIITIIPATIAMYAVVLEWSKNGIELGICKTFFHSFKYYFRRTLFLGLYVGGITVILALNASILPALTGSHQLFMQAVWLFAASIFLFILLSIMPLVVTSHLKGLKLWKHAWIATFTILPDILLVGSIAVVFATVSLYFPVAAVALISLFAFIHMNIWQRAVKKLPQDFLDQCLLKYRYR; encoded by the coding sequence ACTTAACGTCATAGCGGCATTCATTACCTTACAGCTGTTCTGGTTTTTCTTCTCTTTAGGGATTATTACGATAATTCCCGCAACCATTGCCATGTATGCGGTGGTCTTGGAATGGTCTAAGAATGGGATCGAACTCGGCATTTGTAAGACTTTTTTTCATTCCTTTAAATATTATTTCAGAAGAACGCTATTTTTGGGATTATATGTAGGAGGAATAACGGTTATCCTTGCGCTAAATGCCAGCATATTACCAGCATTAACAGGTTCCCACCAACTTTTCATGCAAGCTGTCTGGTTGTTCGCGGCAAGCATTTTTCTCTTTATACTGCTTTCCATTATGCCATTAGTTGTGACTTCACATTTGAAAGGGTTAAAACTGTGGAAGCATGCTTGGATCGCGACTTTTACCATATTGCCCGATATTCTGCTTGTTGGTTCGATTGCGGTGGTCTTTGCAACGGTCAGCTTATATTTTCCAGTAGCAGCAGTGGCATTAATCAGTCTGTTTGCTTTCATTCATATGAACATATGGCAACGGGCAGTGAAGAAATTGCCACAAGACTTTTTGGATCAATGTTTATTAAAATACCGTTATCGTTAG
- a CDS encoding 5-oxoprolinase subunit PxpA, which produces MKKLLLNCDLGESYGLYQLGNDKAIIPLVDAVNIACGFHAGDPHVMNQTVLLAKEHDVQIGAHPGFADLQGFGRREMKLSPEEVYDLIIYQVGALKGFTDANDVRLEHVKPHGALYNQACKNKDLAIAIAQAVYDLDPSLTLVGLSGSALIKAGKAKGLKVANEVFADRTYQDDGSLTSRTQPNAVIHDTDKMLKQLETIIHNGTIRTISGIVRHIEADTVCVHGDNDEALQLIQAIRQLAEK; this is translated from the coding sequence ATGAAGAAACTGTTACTAAATTGTGATCTAGGAGAAAGTTATGGCTTATATCAATTGGGTAATGATAAGGCAATCATTCCACTTGTCGATGCCGTAAATATAGCTTGCGGCTTCCATGCCGGAGATCCTCATGTCATGAATCAAACAGTCCTGTTAGCAAAAGAGCATGATGTTCAGATCGGCGCACATCCAGGTTTTGCTGATTTGCAAGGATTTGGTCGAAGGGAAATGAAACTCTCACCAGAAGAAGTCTATGACCTGATCATTTATCAAGTCGGTGCGCTAAAAGGCTTTACAGATGCCAACGACGTTCGCCTTGAACATGTAAAACCGCATGGTGCACTCTATAATCAGGCATGTAAAAACAAAGATTTAGCGATAGCCATTGCACAAGCTGTGTATGATTTAGATCCTTCTTTAACGTTAGTTGGCCTCTCCGGAAGTGCATTAATAAAAGCTGGGAAAGCAAAGGGATTAAAGGTAGCAAATGAAGTATTCGCAGACCGCACTTATCAGGATGATGGCAGCTTAACATCTAGAACGCAACCAAATGCCGTGATACACGACACCGACAAAATGCTCAAACAATTGGAAACAATTATTCATAATGGCACAATTCGAACGATTTCCGGAATAGTCAGACATATCGAAGCAGATACCGTCTGTGTGCACGGAGATAACGATGAAGCATTACAATTAATTCAGGCAATCCGGCAACTAGCAGAAAAATGA
- a CDS encoding biotin-dependent carboxyltransferase family protein: protein MSIEIIEQGLHTTIQDQGRLGYQSYGFPVSGAMDDFAAKIANLLLNNEANLAVLEMGYVGPTLTFHQNAIIAVTGADMSANLNDQPLPMYQPVSIKAGDTLQFRTVKTGGFAYLAVKDGFDILEILGSKSTVVRADIDGILGRKLAVGDVLPLCQAHQLPSPLHWGIRSAMFEYISQPDKVIRYLEGAQAEWFESDQLESRDWTLSTQSNRMGYRLEGTPLEQIHEKQLLTEATAYGSIQVPPNGLPIILMADGQPTGGYPKIGQVAKVDLGKVSQIRPGQPFTFQKITLEEALSLLTEREENVKRIQLFTKEKWGEIY from the coding sequence ATGTCGATTGAAATAATTGAACAAGGGCTACATACGACGATTCAAGATCAAGGCAGACTTGGATATCAATCTTACGGGTTTCCTGTTAGTGGAGCGATGGACGATTTTGCAGCAAAAATCGCTAACCTTTTACTAAATAATGAAGCAAATCTAGCTGTATTGGAAATGGGGTATGTCGGCCCAACACTGACATTTCATCAAAATGCAATTATTGCAGTAACAGGAGCGGATATGTCTGCAAACTTAAATGATCAACCATTACCAATGTACCAGCCTGTTTCCATTAAAGCTGGTGATACCCTTCAATTTCGGACGGTCAAAACAGGTGGATTCGCTTATCTTGCAGTAAAAGATGGATTTGATATTCTAGAAATCCTTGGAAGCAAAAGCACCGTGGTACGGGCGGATATCGATGGTATACTGGGCAGAAAGCTTGCAGTAGGAGATGTGTTACCACTCTGCCAAGCACATCAATTACCGTCGCCCTTACATTGGGGAATACGCTCAGCGATGTTTGAATATATCAGTCAACCGGATAAAGTGATCCGTTATCTCGAAGGAGCACAAGCCGAATGGTTTGAATCCGATCAACTCGAGTCAAGAGATTGGACATTATCTACCCAATCCAATCGAATGGGATATCGGCTGGAAGGTACTCCACTTGAACAAATCCATGAGAAACAGTTATTAACAGAGGCTACGGCATATGGTTCAATCCAGGTTCCACCAAATGGTTTACCTATTATCTTAATGGCAGATGGTCAGCCTACAGGAGGATATCCGAAGATTGGCCAGGTAGCAAAGGTGGATTTGGGAAAAGTTAGTCAAATCAGACCCGGTCAACCTTTCACATTTCAAAAAATAACACTAGAGGAAGCACTTTCGCTGTTGACTGAAAGAGAAGAAAATGTGAAACGCATCCAACTGTTTACAAAGGAAAAATGGGGAGAGATTTACTGA
- the pxpB gene encoding 5-oxoprolinase subunit PxpB: MLFQSISESALLVTFPFSIGRSEPLHMYKHLLEDDPSLAINEVVIGYATMTIYFNPFVTSHHLMKKNVQSLIENAASCPQTEGKLHHIPVCYDRTLAPDLDDVLGYHTSSLKTLIALHSEPVYKVAFLGFSPGFPFLSGMNEQLATPRKDEPRLHVPAGSVGIAGSQTGIYPSSSPGGWQIIGRTPINLLPLQADKPTLFQAGDRLSFYPVTLTEFEQIMKKEQHAYVD, translated from the coding sequence GTGTTATTTCAATCAATCTCAGAAAGCGCACTGCTTGTAACGTTCCCATTTTCTATCGGCCGTTCAGAACCATTACATATGTATAAACATCTGTTGGAAGATGATCCATCTTTAGCGATAAACGAAGTTGTAATAGGGTATGCTACCATGACGATCTATTTCAACCCTTTCGTAACCAGCCACCATCTGATGAAGAAAAACGTCCAATCATTGATAGAAAATGCTGCCTCCTGTCCGCAAACAGAAGGAAAACTTCATCATATACCAGTCTGTTATGACCGCACATTGGCACCTGATCTGGATGACGTGTTAGGGTACCATACCTCTTCTTTAAAAACATTGATTGCCTTACATAGTGAACCTGTATATAAAGTAGCATTTTTAGGCTTTTCTCCTGGCTTTCCCTTCTTATCAGGGATGAACGAGCAACTTGCAACACCTAGAAAAGACGAACCTAGACTACATGTTCCAGCAGGCTCAGTAGGAATTGCCGGTTCACAAACAGGTATATACCCAAGCTCATCTCCCGGAGGATGGCAAATAATTGGACGAACTCCGATAAATCTTTTGCCATTACAAGCGGACAAGCCAACGCTTTTTCAAGCAGGTGATCGGCTTTCGTTCTATCCCGTCACGCTGACAGAGTTCGAACAAATCATGAAAAAGGAGCAGCATGCATATGTCGATTGA
- a CDS encoding methyl-accepting chemotaxis protein, whose protein sequence is MMKNKAKRQPRRFRLKNMKIGRKYGLIQTIILLLFLGATIYVSMLLQTLNSNMDVMRDEAERVATVTELDALIREKGEKIYEYMYQPDKSIVDTFTEVDKQTMELRNSLQPSMDTAEELELFNTIAEMDDQISTNFQKIVDYHNEGSDNNARIYADQAGYYQSITVENIAKLKEIADQTQATAIQHVNEDKEEVLYTLIISFAVAFIVGFVLFIIMNRHISRNIQQVISISNQIAAGDLRAATVAYDGKDEIGQLAQSVNRLGDNLRQIVSKVATVSDTVSQQSEVLSHSAGEVRTGTEQIASTMQELASGSETQANHAGSVAAKMNDFSLKVQEANENGRHIESSSTGVLTMTKDGQQMMESSVQQMGRVHSIVQASVEKVRGLDVQTKEISQLVAVIKDIAEQTNLLALNAAIESARAGEHGKGFAVVADEVRKLAEQVAHSVTDITTIVNTIQAESSNVTNSLEEGYSEVTAGSEQIKQTGSTFEQINAAVSEMVDTIRTVTTNLSDMTSSSEQINIAVEEIASISEESAAGVEQTSASAQQASSAMEEVSVNSKDLSLLAEELNEAVKQFKL, encoded by the coding sequence ATGATGAAAAACAAAGCGAAAAGACAACCACGCCGTTTTCGTTTGAAAAACATGAAAATCGGTAGGAAATATGGCCTGATTCAGACGATCATCCTGTTATTGTTTCTGGGGGCTACTATTTATGTGTCGATGTTATTGCAGACGTTAAATAGTAACATGGATGTAATGAGAGATGAGGCCGAACGTGTCGCAACTGTAACAGAGTTAGATGCCTTAATCAGGGAAAAAGGCGAAAAAATATACGAATATATGTATCAGCCGGACAAGTCGATCGTAGATACTTTTACAGAAGTAGACAAACAGACTATGGAGCTGAGAAATTCATTGCAACCATCGATGGATACTGCTGAGGAATTAGAACTTTTCAACACGATTGCTGAAATGGATGACCAAATCTCCACTAACTTCCAGAAAATAGTTGACTATCACAATGAGGGATCAGATAATAATGCTCGTATTTATGCCGATCAGGCAGGCTATTATCAGTCAATCACCGTAGAAAATATTGCTAAGTTGAAAGAAATAGCCGATCAAACGCAAGCAACGGCAATCCAACATGTGAACGAAGATAAAGAAGAAGTGTTGTATACCTTAATAATATCATTTGCAGTTGCATTTATTGTTGGATTTGTTTTGTTTATCATCATGAATCGACATATTTCCCGCAATATCCAACAAGTCATCTCTATAAGTAATCAAATTGCAGCGGGAGATCTACGAGCAGCAACGGTTGCCTATGATGGCAAGGATGAAATTGGTCAACTCGCCCAAAGTGTGAACAGACTCGGAGATAACCTCCGTCAAATTGTTTCGAAAGTAGCAACGGTTTCTGATACTGTATCTCAACAGAGTGAAGTCCTATCTCATTCCGCTGGGGAAGTCAGAACAGGTACAGAACAGATAGCTTCCACGATGCAGGAATTGGCTTCAGGAAGCGAAACACAGGCAAATCATGCGGGAAGTGTTGCTGCCAAGATGAATGATTTTTCTTTAAAGGTGCAGGAAGCCAATGAAAATGGTCGTCATATTGAATCATCCTCTACTGGTGTTCTGACCATGACGAAAGATGGGCAGCAAATGATGGAATCTTCTGTTCAACAGATGGGGCGCGTTCATTCGATTGTACAAGCATCTGTTGAGAAAGTAAGAGGTCTTGACGTTCAAACGAAAGAAATTTCACAGTTAGTCGCTGTCATTAAGGATATAGCAGAACAAACCAATTTATTAGCATTAAACGCAGCGATTGAATCTGCACGTGCAGGCGAGCATGGAAAAGGTTTTGCTGTTGTAGCAGATGAAGTAAGAAAATTAGCCGAACAAGTAGCGCATTCGGTTACCGATATAACGACGATCGTGAACACTATCCAAGCAGAATCATCTAATGTTACCAATTCATTAGAGGAAGGCTATAGTGAAGTTACAGCTGGTTCGGAGCAAATCAAACAAACGGGTTCGACCTTTGAACAAATCAATGCAGCGGTTAGTGAAATGGTAGATACCATTCGCACTGTAACAACTAATCTTTCTGATATGACATCAAGCAGTGAACAAATTAATATCGCAGTAGAAGAAATAGCGTCTATTTCGGAAGAATCAGCAGCAGGGGTCGAACAGACATCCGCATCCGCGCAACAAGCAAGCAGTGCAATGGAAGAAGTCTCAGTAAATTCGAAAGATTTATCATTACTTGCTGAGGAGTTAAATGAAGCGGTGAAACAGTTTAAGCTGTAA
- a CDS encoding IS4 family transposase: MSFTKVIQPFVEAIHKVLSVSKIRELARKTGFIERQGKLKAEEFLIISAFLNQTFGGSSLRDLCSAMSRLSSGTQLSKQALDQRFTKESVVFLREMFFQLAAQQNLVSIPFDLDRLFSRIRILDATSISTPKHDSSYPDGTKIQLEYELYQGRFMHALLYDLMDSDQEAARELEETIEKGDLVLRDLGYFSGEHLKNIDKNQGYYITRVPANQTFWTWNEEGEKVKLHPEEDGEHLKPGERIDYGWIQIGKKGKNTCLSRVVVQKLTKKEQRQREVYLKRRRQKGAKTPSANKRTHIQILATNVTQEQLDAQDLYPIYSLRWQIEILFKTWKSLFDIDDVRAVKSERFECHLYGTLIHILLSSMIAFQCRNYLYQEKAFEASEYKCIDEAKNAIISAKDRPIFSFSYLQSIIKNIYENICKHGEKERRNQQKSMRDILYKTYKKTFHMA; this comes from the coding sequence ATGTCATTTACGAAAGTTATACAGCCATTTGTTGAAGCAATACATAAAGTGTTATCTGTATCAAAAATTCGGGAGTTAGCGCGAAAAACGGGTTTCATAGAACGACAAGGTAAATTAAAAGCGGAAGAATTTTTAATTATCAGTGCGTTTTTGAATCAAACATTTGGCGGGAGTAGTTTGCGTGACTTATGTTCAGCCATGTCGCGATTATCATCAGGCACACAATTGTCGAAACAAGCATTAGACCAACGTTTTACCAAGGAAAGTGTTGTCTTTTTACGAGAAATGTTTTTTCAATTAGCTGCCCAACAAAATCTGGTGAGCATTCCATTCGATTTGGATCGTTTATTTTCCCGCATACGTATATTGGATGCTACCTCTATTAGCACGCCTAAGCATGATTCTTCTTATCCAGATGGCACCAAAATACAATTGGAATATGAACTGTATCAAGGGAGATTTATGCATGCATTATTATATGATTTAATGGACAGTGATCAAGAAGCAGCACGTGAATTAGAAGAAACCATTGAGAAAGGAGACCTTGTCCTACGAGACTTGGGTTATTTTTCAGGGGAACACCTGAAAAATATAGACAAAAATCAAGGATATTATATCACACGAGTGCCAGCTAATCAGACGTTTTGGACGTGGAATGAAGAAGGAGAAAAGGTTAAACTACATCCAGAAGAAGATGGCGAGCACTTGAAGCCAGGAGAAAGAATCGATTATGGGTGGATTCAAATCGGGAAGAAAGGCAAGAATACCTGTCTATCACGAGTGGTTGTGCAGAAACTAACCAAGAAAGAGCAACGTCAACGAGAGGTTTATTTAAAAAGAAGAAGGCAGAAAGGGGCCAAAACCCCATCTGCCAACAAAAGAACTCATATTCAAATCCTTGCCACCAATGTAACACAGGAACAATTGGATGCGCAAGATCTCTATCCTATTTATTCATTACGTTGGCAAATCGAGATTCTGTTTAAAACGTGGAAATCTCTATTTGACATAGATGATGTGCGGGCCGTAAAATCAGAGCGATTCGAATGCCATTTATATGGTACCCTCATTCATATCCTGCTTTCTTCTATGATCGCGTTTCAGTGTCGTAATTATCTTTATCAAGAGAAGGCGTTTGAGGCGAGTGAGTACAAGTGTATTGATGAAGCGAAAAACGCTATTATAAGCGCAAAAGATCGACCCATTTTTAGCTTTTCTTACCTTCAAAGTATCATAAAAAACATCTATGAAAATATTTGTAAGCATGGTGAAAAAGAACGGCGAAATCAGCAAAAGAGTATGAGAGATATTCTATATAAAACATACAAAAAAACATTTCATATGGCATAG
- a CDS encoding FUSC family protein, with product MKLSKLRYRLFGRRVIKTALAVFLTSLICDWMGWPPVFAVITAIVTIEPTVADSIKKGIVRFPASAIGSGYAVLFISLFGNTPITYTLAALFTIITCYRLGLHAGLLVATLTSVAMIEVIHTNLFVAFAIRLGTTTIGLSVSTLVNMFVLPPNYTRKILTNMHDLLKQTGEELEIILKQLLGNGELTNQKQEIDQRFQTLKDMLDQTERLLSFQSAESRYHRLDDRTKSVFDYERKNLTRLRLIHYHIGNLVNTPIQHVCWSKHECEDIVRMVETLADFMKYPDHYKASAYKKQVKTLMNQFWESKKPGKEDDPTLFTPEVIILYELLSIYNIVENIILSEREIAES from the coding sequence ATGAAATTGTCAAAATTACGTTATCGATTATTCGGTAGACGAGTAATCAAAACAGCACTGGCTGTATTCCTAACCTCACTGATTTGTGACTGGATGGGATGGCCCCCTGTATTTGCCGTTATTACGGCTATTGTGACGATCGAGCCAACCGTTGCAGATTCTATAAAAAAAGGAATCGTTCGTTTTCCTGCTTCCGCCATTGGCTCGGGATATGCCGTCCTTTTCATTTCTTTGTTCGGCAATACACCGATCACTTATACGTTAGCTGCACTATTTACCATTATTACCTGTTATCGTTTAGGTCTTCATGCGGGACTACTGGTAGCAACATTAACTTCCGTTGCAATGATAGAAGTTATTCATACCAATCTATTCGTGGCATTTGCTATCCGCTTAGGAACGACTACTATCGGACTATCCGTTTCCACCCTTGTCAATATGTTTGTCCTGCCTCCTAACTACACGAGAAAGATACTGACAAATATGCACGATCTATTAAAACAGACCGGTGAAGAGCTTGAAATCATTCTGAAGCAATTACTTGGAAATGGCGAATTAACGAATCAGAAACAAGAAATCGATCAGCGATTCCAAACGCTAAAAGACATGTTGGATCAAACTGAACGATTATTAAGCTTTCAATCAGCTGAATCACGGTATCACCGATTGGATGACCGGACAAAGAGTGTGTTTGATTACGAACGAAAAAATTTAACTCGTCTGCGATTGATTCACTATCATATTGGAAACTTGGTTAATACACCGATTCAGCATGTTTGCTGGAGCAAGCATGAGTGTGAAGACATTGTCCGGATGGTGGAAACATTAGCCGATTTCATGAAATATCCTGATCATTATAAAGCAAGTGCGTATAAGAAGCAGGTAAAAACGCTAATGAATCAATTCTGGGAAAGTAAAAAACCGGGCAAAGAGGACGATCCAACATTATTTACACCTGAAGTCATTATTTTATATGAGTTATTATCGATTTATAATATTGTAGAAAATATCATTCTTAGTGAGCGGGAAATCGCAGAATCATAA
- a CDS encoding IDEAL domain-containing protein, whose amino-acid sequence MKLLKPYYVKEEGKYIRVVLAYQYFSLLMDDEVYHFVPLEAREIRINRDTQQIENKDAVFVFQKGKKYNRMTLSDLMKVKDFQQHLSTILSPYMIVSEQEEERHNIDHVIMELERSNLLRLIDNALDDLNEEKFDLYTTKLNEM is encoded by the coding sequence GTGAAATTATTAAAACCTTATTATGTAAAGGAAGAAGGCAAGTACATTCGGGTGGTGTTAGCATATCAGTATTTTTCATTATTAATGGATGATGAAGTGTATCATTTCGTACCACTCGAAGCACGAGAAATCCGAATCAATCGTGACACACAACAAATTGAAAATAAAGACGCGGTATTCGTGTTCCAAAAAGGGAAAAAATATAATCGGATGACGTTGTCCGACCTTATGAAGGTAAAGGATTTTCAGCAGCATCTATCTACTATTTTGAGTCCATACATGATTGTATCGGAGCAAGAAGAGGAAAGACATAATATTGATCATGTAATAATGGAACTGGAACGCAGTAACTTATTACGTCTTATTGACAATGCATTAGATGATTTAAATGAAGAAAAATTTGATCTCTATACAACAAAATTAAACGAAATGTAG
- a CDS encoding SDR family oxidoreductase, with protein MDLGVKGRRVLVLAASKGLGKACAMAYAEEGAHVFIASRDAEQLQETAKEIFSVTYNPNIESVVCDVTNGKDIENMVEKIGRIDIVINNTGGPPAGQFADFDDSDWQQAFESLVMSVVRTVRAVTPYMKEQQFGRIVTITSSSMKQALDGLLLSNTFRPAIVGLSKSLSQELAGDNILINSVGPGTMDTERIRAVYGQEDESSMKKIGEKIPVGRIGRPDEFAKAVLFLGSAANTYITGQTLVVDGGAMKSL; from the coding sequence ATGGATTTAGGAGTGAAAGGTAGGAGAGTGTTAGTATTAGCAGCAAGTAAAGGCTTAGGGAAGGCATGTGCGATGGCCTATGCAGAAGAAGGAGCTCATGTTTTTATTGCCAGTCGAGATGCTGAACAACTTCAGGAGACCGCGAAGGAAATCTTCTCTGTCACATATAACCCCAATATTGAGTCAGTCGTCTGTGATGTAACGAACGGAAAAGACATCGAAAATATGGTGGAGAAAATCGGCAGGATAGATATTGTAATAAATAATACTGGCGGACCACCAGCGGGACAATTTGCAGATTTTGATGATTCTGATTGGCAACAGGCATTTGAGTCATTAGTAATGAGCGTCGTCCGAACCGTAAGGGCTGTAACACCATATATGAAAGAACAGCAATTTGGACGTATTGTCACGATTACTTCCAGTTCGATGAAACAAGCGCTTGATGGGTTATTGTTATCCAATACATTTCGACCAGCAATAGTAGGATTGTCGAAAAGTTTGTCACAGGAGTTGGCTGGAGACAATATTTTGATTAATTCAGTCGGACCAGGAACAATGGATACAGAACGGATTCGCGCAGTATATGGTCAAGAGGATGAAAGTTCGATGAAAAAAATAGGTGAGAAAATTCCGGTTGGCAGAATCGGCCGTCCAGACGAATTTGCTAAAGCAGTGTTGTTCTTAGGTTCAGCTGCCAATACATATATCACCGGTCAGACATTGGTCGTCGATGGCGGTGCAATGAAATCTTTATAA
- a CDS encoding Gfo/Idh/MocA family protein — protein MTKLRWGVLSTANIGVTQVIPAIRRSNNGEVVAIASRNEDKAKEVADKLNIPRTFDNYEALLQDSEIDAVYIPLPNGLHKEWVIKAAQYKKHVLCEKPVAITNEELAEMIQACDENGVIFMEAFMYQFHPQHQKVKELLEQGVVGEVAMMRANFSFYLDDRSNIRLNSELGGGAMFDVGCYTIHAIRNILNIEPLSVYASGNYHPDLEVDTTMAGVLHFDNGIVTSFDSSFDCISTQSYEIVGSTGRITVSSAFRPDTNEGMIAEIQVETADNEVEIFTESGDQYSLMVEDFASAVLHEQPLQYGIDKMRNQMKVLDAVYKSSRLGEVIALA, from the coding sequence ATGACAAAGTTAAGGTGGGGAGTTCTTAGTACGGCAAATATAGGAGTTACCCAAGTGATACCAGCAATCAGACGCTCCAATAATGGAGAAGTAGTGGCGATTGCCAGCAGAAACGAAGACAAAGCGAAAGAGGTAGCAGATAAGTTAAATATTCCGCGTACTTTTGACAATTATGAAGCACTATTACAAGATTCTGAAATAGATGCGGTCTATATCCCACTGCCAAATGGTTTACATAAAGAATGGGTAATAAAAGCAGCTCAATACAAAAAGCATGTACTTTGTGAAAAACCTGTTGCCATTACGAATGAAGAATTGGCGGAGATGATCCAAGCCTGTGATGAAAATGGGGTTATTTTCATGGAAGCCTTTATGTATCAGTTCCATCCTCAACACCAAAAAGTAAAAGAACTTCTAGAACAAGGGGTTGTAGGTGAAGTTGCGATGATGCGTGCCAACTTTTCTTTCTATTTAGATGATCGCTCCAATATTCGTCTAAATAGTGAATTAGGTGGAGGCGCCATGTTTGATGTAGGATGTTATACCATCCATGCCATACGTAATATTCTCAATATTGAACCATTATCAGTTTATGCCAGTGGTAATTATCATCCAGATTTAGAAGTGGATACGACGATGGCAGGTGTGCTCCATTTTGATAATGGCATTGTGACATCGTTTGATTCCAGTTTTGATTGTATTTCTACCCAAAGCTATGAAATCGTTGGATCAACAGGCCGGATCACCGTAAGTTCTGCATTTCGTCCAGACACAAATGAAGGGATGATCGCGGAGATTCAGGTGGAAACCGCAGACAATGAAGTGGAGATTTTTACAGAGTCAGGTGACCAGTATTCATTAATGGTCGAAGATTTCGCCAGTGCCGTTCTTCATGAGCAACCATTACAATATGGCATTGATAAAATGCGAAACCAAATGAAAGTATTAGATGCAGTTTATAAAAGCAGCAGATTAGGTGAAGTGATAGCATTAGCATAG